One Helianthus annuus cultivar XRQ/B chromosome 12, HanXRQr2.0-SUNRISE, whole genome shotgun sequence genomic region harbors:
- the LOC110887636 gene encoding uncharacterized protein LOC110887636 yields MPVHIRTYDRTEDPEDHLQIFIGAARIEKWSNAECCLMFMQTLVGSARIWFNDLPSRSIRSFDDLSKGFLANFSQQRRYVKDATVIFQIKQRDDESLREFIERYKKEGLTYVGVDEKMRVAGFMNAITSKYLTRDFNKSLPKTLEEALERAEAHIRGEEAVDVKEQRKRGSS; encoded by the coding sequence ATGCCGGTCCACATCAGAACATATGACAGGACGGAAGATCCTGaagaccatcttcagatctttaTCGGTGCCGCGAGAATTGagaaatggtcaaatgctgaatgttgcttgatgttcatgcaaacccttgtgGGATCAGCAAGAATCTGGTTCAATGATTTACCTTctcgaagcattcgaagctttgacgaTCTTAGCAAGGGGTTCTTAGCCAatttctcccaacaaaggcgatatGTCAAAGATGCTACAGTGATCTTCCAGATCAAGCAAAGAGATGACGAAAGCCTTCGAGAATTCATAGAGagatacaagaaggaaggtctAACTTATGTGGGGGTAGACGAGAAAATGAGGgtggccggttttatgaacgccatcACATCCAAGTACCTCACAAGGGATTTCAACAAATCCCTCCCCAAGACCTTGGAAGAAGCTCTTGAAAGGGCTGAGGCCCACATTCGAGGAGAAGAGGCTGTGGATGTCAAAGAACAAAGGAAGAGAGGGTCCAGCTGA
- the LOC110887635 gene encoding uncharacterized protein LOC110887635, with protein MARRTVYDQATTGFAGGNSPITLPDIPNDRSWRIPSYIMTAITNSCQFHGRDDEDAPAHINRITRLCSTFSIEGVNLDARFLQIFPFSLAGRAAVWFDSQPADTFTTWACLRDAFLAKYFPPAKASHLRDQIHSFRMEPDEPYHLAWERFQTLLSRCSQHGLSDWALVEKFYNGLTPEIRARFDTSAGGQLLGKKTVAECNDLFQSFAHSDMDYSTTSRTSIPVRTSSAGRGVNQVSLDPSVVAAMIERVREELRQEMKRELSEIKKRIDRCEVCRGGHDTLNCPTLTLEQVEFIAGQSRGQFSNNNNLFNSSWQGSGSSSGYRPSADPPGFPLSLYQSRGTDLYQSGQHSGSSRQFASGGPTQESQGSGKAPEVSTNRLEEMFAQMMTQTQAFMKNQEQTNRNHELQLKNQDSTLLDLQRSVGDIARQLREFPSGQFSGTTHPVNHSVKAITTRSGMSLGEVARESVELESDAEVDEEIEMEAPGKVQHRLGPASTAHTEEPQVEKKVEKQPVRARPPPVIDISRLPFPARAKQQQYAREYEKFLTMFTQLKVNLPFIEALRSMPKYVKFLKDFLKRKDRIGECSSTPLSGDCSAVILTKLPEKLTDPGIFTIPCLFGGDVQNHALADLGASINLMPYSFYEKLGLGDLKPTRMTLSLADKSVKYPRGIVENLLVKVDRFVFPADFVVLDMEADGKVPLILGRPFLNTAKALIDVFLGTITLRAGDESVVFELNTTRGSSDRVEAVALLEESGKVESAEKEVVTESSLEKVLKPKCGDPPDRRVEEIEERLLRLESRIETLSQAQCGDRFRYETSRFKPPDDELRDCERYEGVWRDAGNDRFDSAAARKSWYGGELRLYDPP; from the coding sequence ATGGCCCGTAGGACAGTCTACGATCAGGCGACCACTGGCTTTGCCGGTGGGAATTCCCCCATCACCCTTCCAGACATCCCGAACGATCGGTCTTGGCGGATTCCTTCCTACATCATGACAGCCATCACCAATTCATGCCAGTTTCATGGACGTGACGACGAGGATGCACCCGCTCACATCAACCGCATCACTCGTCTTTGCAGCACCTTCTCCATTGAGGGGGTGAACCTCGATGCTCGATTTCTTCAGATCTTTCCATTCTCACTCGCTGGACGCGCAGCCGTCTGGTTCGATTCTCAGCCCGCAGACACTTTCACCACTTGGGCATGTCTCCGTGATGCTTTCTTAGCCAAGTACTTTCCACCAGCCAAGGCGTCTCACCTTCGTGATCAGATCCACTCCTTCCGCATGGAGCCTGATGAGCCGTACCACTTGGCGTGGGAGCGTTTTCAGACGCTTCTTTCCCGTTGTTCGCAGCATGGTTTGTCTGATTGGGCGTTAGTTGAAAAATTCTACAATGGTCTTACTCCTGAGATTAGAGCTCGTTTCGATACTTCAGCAGGAGGGCAACTTTTGGGCAAGAAGACAGTAGCTGAGTGTAACGATTTGTTTCAAAGTTTTGCCCATTCTGACATGGATTACAGCACTACCAGCAGGACTTCCATTCCTGTTCGTACCTCCTCGGCCGGTCGAGGGGTAAACCAAGTTAGCTTGGATCCATCGGTAGTTGCTGCTATGATCGAGAGAGTTAGAGAGGAGTTGAGGCAAGAGATGAAGCGAGAGCTGAGTGAGATTAAGAAGAGAATTGATAGGTGTGAGGTCTGTAGGGGAGGTCACGACACGCTCAATTGTCCCACTCTTACTCTAGAGCAGGTTGAGTTCATAGCTGGTCAGTCTAGGGGTCAatttagtaataataataatctttttAACTCCAGCTGGCAGGGTAGTGGTAGTAGTAGTGGATATCGCCCTTCTGCAGATCCCCCTGGTTTTCCATTGAGTCTGTATCAAAGTAGGGGGACTGATTTATATCAGAGTGGTCAGCATAGTGGTTCGAGTAGGCAGTTTGCTAGTGGAGGACCGACTCAGGAGAGTCAAGGCAGTGGAAAGGCTCCTGAGGTTAGTACGAACAGGTTGGAGGAGATGTTCGCCCAGATGATGACGCAGACTCAGGCGTTCATGAAAAATCAGGAGCAAACGAATAGAAACCACGAACTTCAGCTTAAAAATCAAGACTCTACTCTTTTAGATCTTCAGAGGTCAGTAGGGGATATAGCTAGGCAGTTGAGAGAGTTCCCCTCTGGTCAGTTTTCAGGTACCACTCACCCGGTTAACCATTCTGTGAAAGCCATCACTACTCGTAGTGGGATGAGTCTAGGAGAGGTCGCGAGAGAGAGTGTTGAGTTAGAGAGTGACGCTGAGGTAGATGAGGAAATAGAGATGGAGGCCCCAGGTAAGGTGCAACATAGGCTAGGCCCAGCAAGCACCGCACATACCGAGGAGCCTCAGGTTGAGAAGAAAGTAGAGAAGCAGCCGGTTAGGGCTAGGCCACCACCAGTGATTGATATTTCCCGTCTTCCGTTTCCCGCTCGTGCTAAGCAGCAGCAATACGCTAGGGAATACGAGAAGTTTCTTACGATGTTCACCCAGCTAAAGGTGAATCTTCCGTTCATAGAAGCCCTGAGATCCATGCCCAAATACGTCAAGTTCCTTAAGGATTTTCTCAAGCGTAAGGATAGGATAGGTGAGTGTTCTAGTACTCCATTGAGTGGAGATTGTTCTGCAGTGATCTTGACCAAACTTCCTGAGAAACTCACTGATCCGGGCATATTCACGATCCCTTGTTTGTTTGGTGGTGATGTTCAAAACCACGCGTTGGCAGACCTTGGTGCTAGTATTAATTTGATGCCATATTCATTTTACGAAAAACTAGGCCTTGGTGATTTGAAGCCAACTCGTATGACCCTCTCGTTAGCGGATAAGTCAGTTAAGTATCCTCGTGGGATAGTGGAGAATTTGTTAGTGAAGGTGGACAGGTTTGTCTTTCCAGCGGATTTTGTAGTGCTAGATATGGAGGCTGATGGAAAAGTGCCGTTGATTTTAGGGCGCCCGTTCTTGAACACCGCTAAAGCGCTTATAGATGTCTTCTTAGGCACAATTACACTTAGAGCGGGCGACGAGTCGGTAGTTTTCGAGTTGAATACTACGAGAGGGTCGAGTGATCGAGTCGAAGCGGTCGCGTTGTTGGAGGAGAGTGGGAAGGTTGAGAGTGCCGAGAAAGAGGTGGTGACTGAGTCGAGTCTAGAAAAGGTGTTAAAACCCAAGTGTGGGGATCCACCTGATAGGAGAGTAGAGGAGATAGAGGAGAGGTTACTGAGGTTAGAATCTAGGATAGAGACACTGAGTCAGGCTCAGTGTGGGGATAGATTTCGATATGAAACATCTAGATTCAAACCGCCCGATGACGAGTTGAGAGATTGTGAGAGATATGAGGGAGTTTGGAGAGATGCGGGCAATGATAGGTTTGATAGTGCTGCAGCGCGTAAGAGTTGGTATGGAGGTGAGCTGCGCTTATATGATCCTCCATGA